A stretch of the Papaver somniferum cultivar HN1 chromosome 6, ASM357369v1, whole genome shotgun sequence genome encodes the following:
- the LOC113287958 gene encoding bromodomain-containing protein 9-like, with amino-acid sequence MGKITKRKKKGRPPKADLSTPRRSKVTDPPPESALRRSVRSRNLPYSDDQFYDDIEGEEEEDSEDEEEEEEKRRKKKMKLVMRLASSGQTKVDSSLLTRNNETTTPAPAPDSAASASSSDDGDDSKPFKKRRINGDDEEDANANVDEEVRSDDQRKDGRQEKKDTRRSESLSGFEGNYSNGIPLPDKKEIDLIMDKLQKKDTYGVYAEPVDTEELPDYLEMIENPMDFGTIRKNLEKGTYTKLEQLEADVFLLCSNAMEYNSPDTVYFKQARSIQELARKKFHRLKVNYKRSEAEIKIDQTKRSNVVVKKSTKKTPCKVVQEPVGSDFSAGVTLTTRANLVNQSNTVHAGSYGVPGNYIGFGDRNSFLLEHKSEKAEEQVSGKGLQSKFGKKPIVLDDDRRATYGMTSQHLVNEDSTFTIFEGDTSQLVAVGLHTDHCYARSLARFAATLGPAAWKVASRRIEQVLPGDFRFGRGWVGEYEPLPTSILVLENSMPKELSINSHKTEDIKKDDQIVEESLKAKQNVTLGRETVNLPRVSCASISEEFARERHFGYPMSNGLNSGVVSVSGPKPVVNVIGQQQNPQVSSNVLKQVDMHSSSSFRKDHMNVAPREKPMNNSHMTIPRLQEMDSRNRVLSQSASFSHPVSNGIVVGGLPNVNNCASSHRATSFSSDVVPSKQVRLPAFPHGNHEQGLSDPVQMLRMMANKTHNQQNSANHPMAEAIQSIRDDAVAVATPPQAWMALGYANPARERQSDSQVHFETAASGGFQTQTNKNRFPQAFLLQAMRIGENNRPVFSQQQRMMDTKFHVQSPQQGLGPQTQTNSKQDTLPPDLNIGFPSSGSPVRLSSGVLLDSQLPDLALQL; translated from the exons ATGGGAAAAATCacgaaaaggaagaagaagggccGGCCACCAAAGGCGGATCTCTCAACACCACGGCGGAGTAAAGTAACAGATCCGCCACCTGAATCTGCCCTTCGTAGAAGTGTAAGAAGCCGGAATCTACCATATAGTGATGACCAGTTTTACGATGATAtcgaaggtgaagaagaagaagactctgaagatgaagaagaagaggaagagaaaagaagaaaaaagaaaatgaagttaGTAATGAGATTAGCTTCATCTGGTCAAACTAAAGTTGACTCATCACTGTTGACTCGAAACAATGAAACCACTACTCCTGCTCCTGCTCCAGATTCTGCTGCTTCTGCATCCTCTTCAGACGATGGAGATGATAGTAAACCGTTTAAGAAGAGAAGAATCAAcggtgatgatgaagaagacGCCAATgctaatgttgatgaagaagtcAGATCTGATGATCAAAGAAAG GATGGAAGACAGGAAAAGAAGGATACAAGAAGGTCAGAATCTCTTTCAG GGTTTGAAGGCAACTATTCAAATGGGATACCATTACCGGATAAGAAAGAAATCGATTTGATTATGGATAAGCTTCAGAA GAAAGACACATATGGTGTTTATGCAGAGCCGGTTGACACAGAAGAG CTTCCGGATTATCTTGAAATGATTGAGAATCCCATGGATTTTGGCACCATAAGGAAGAATTTGGAAAAGGGAACATACACAAAGTTGGAACAACTTGAG GCTGATGTGTTTCTGTTATGCTCAAATGCAATGGAATATAATTCTCCAGATACTGTCTACTTTAAACAG GCACGCTCGATACAAGAGCTGGCAAGAAAGAAATTCCACAGGCTAAAGGTTAATTATAAACGCTCTGAGGCGGAAATCAAGATAGATCAGACAAAAAGATCCAATGTTGTAGTGAAAAAATCGACAAAGAAGACACCATGCAAAGTAGTACAGGAACCTGTTGGCTCTGATTTCTCCGCAGGTGTAACTCTTACCACCAGGGCCAATCTTGTTAATCAGTCAAACACAGTACACGCTGGCAGTTATGGGGTGCCCGGCAATTATATTGGTTTTGGAGATCGAAACTCTTTCCTGCTTGAACATAAATCTGAAAAGGCTGAGGAGCAAGTTTCAG GGAAGGGATTGCAGTCTAAATTTGGAAAGAAACCTATTGTGTTAGATGATGATCGACGTGCGACCTATGGTATGACCAGTCAACATTTGGTGAATGAGGACTCGACGTTTACAATTTTTGAGGGCGACACCAGCCAGCTGGTTGCA GTTGGACTACATACAGATCACTGTTATGCAAGAAGTTTGGCTCGTTTTGCTGCAACACTAGGACCTGCTGCTTGGAAAGTTGCTTCCCGAagaattgagcaagtgttgccaGGGGATTTTAGATTTGGACGCGGCTGGGTTGGAGAATATGAACCCTTACCAACCTCTATACTGGTTCTTGAAAACAGTATGCCGAAAGAGCTTTCTATAAATTCACATAAGACAGAGGATATAAAAAAAGATGACCAGATTGTAGAAGAAAGTTTGAAGGCTAAACAAAACGTGACTCTTGGCCGTGAAACTGTAAATTTGCCGAGGGTGTCATGTGCAAGTATATCAGAGGAATTTGCAAGGGAGAGGCACTTTGGTTATCCTATGTCAAACGGATTGAATTCAGGTGTGGTTAGTGTTTCCGGTCCCAAACCTGTTGTTAATGTCATAGGTCAGCAGCAAAATCCACAAGTGTCAAGTAATGTGTTAAAGCAAGTTGATATgcactcttcttcttcattcagaAAGGACCATATGAATGTTGCTCCACGAGAGAAGCCCATGAACAACTCGCATATGACAATTCCAAGATTGCAGGAGATGGATTCAAGGAACAGGGTTCTTTCACAATCTGCATCTTTCAGTCATCCCGTAAGTAATGGGATTGTTGTTGGAGGACTGCCTAATGTGAACAATTGTGCAAGTAGTCATAGAGCAACTAGTTTTTCCTCTGATGTTGTTCCCAGCAAACAGGTTAGACTACCCGCATTTCCTCATGGAAACCATGAACAAGGCTTAAGTGACCCGGTGCAGATGCTGAGAATGATGGCAAATAAGACACACAATCAGCAGAATTCCGCAAACCATCCTATGGCTGAGGCTATACAGTCAATAAGAGATGATGCCGTTGCGGTCGCCACCCCTCCTCAGGCATGGATGGCCCTAGGATACGCCAATCCAGCAAGGGAACGCCAATCTGATTCACAGGTTCACTTTGAAACTGCTGCTTCAGGGGGATTTCAAACACAGACAAATAAGAATAGGTTTCCTCAGGCATTTCTTCTGCAAGCTATGCGCATAGGGGAAAACAACAGACCCGTGTTTTCCCAACAACAAAGAATGATGGATACAAAATTTCATGTGCAATCTCCTCAGCAAGGTCTTGGCCCACAAACGCAGACAAACAGCAAACAAGATACTCTTCCACCAGACCTGAACATTGGTTTTCCATCCTCTGGGTCTCCCGTAAGGCTGTCATCTGGCGTTCTACTTGACTCCCAACTACCAGATCTTGCGTTGCAACTCTAA